The Myxococcus virescens genomic sequence CACGGGCGATTCGAAGGCGCGTACAGTGGAATGTCCCGGTACGAAGCCCGCCTGGGAATCATGGCCGCCCCCAGGCGCGCGCGGCGTCCGCGTGCGCGAAGAGACCTTCACTGTCGGCCAGCCGCCCCACGTCCTCCGCCAGAGACGCCGCCGCCGTGGGCGCGACGCGCTGGTAGGTGGTCCACCGGTAGAAGTCGAGCAGGTTGAGTCCCGAGTACGCCCGCGCCAGCCCCGCCGTGGGCAGCACGTGGTTGGAGCCGGTCATGTAGTCGCCGTAGGCCACCGACGAGCGCTCCCCCAGAAAGACGGTGCCCGCGTTGCGCACCCGTCCCAGGTCCTCCCGCGGCGACGCGGTTGCGATGAGCAGATGCTCCGGAGCGAAGTCCGCCACGAAGGGCCAGGCCTCCTCCAGGGACGCCACCGTCAGCACCGCGCCGCGAGAGCCCAGGGCCGACGTGACGATCTCCCACCGCTTCGCGCGCTCGGCCTGCCGCTCCACCTCCGCGGCGATGGCGTCTGCCAGCGCGTCACCCAGCGCCAGCGTGACGCAAGCCGCCTCCGGATCATGCTCCGCCTGAGCCAGCATCTCCCGCGCCACCGCGGCAGGGTTCGCCGTGCCGTCGGCCACGACCAGGATTTCACTGGGGCCCGCGGGTGCTTCAATCGCCACCGCGCCCACCACCTGCAGCTTGGCCTCGGCCACATAGGCATTGCCCGGCCCCACGATGCGGTCCACGCGCGGCACGCTCTCCGTGCCATAGGCCATGGCCGCCACCGCGCCCGCGCCGCCCAGCGAGAAGACGCGGTCCGCGCCCGCCAGGGATGCCGCCGCCAGCACGTTGGGGTGTGGCAGTCCATCGGGCCCCGGCGGCGAGCACACGATGACCTCGCCCACGCCCGCCACCTTCGCGGGCACCACGCCCATCAGGACGCTGCTGGGGTACACCGCGCGGCCTCCTGGGGCATACACCCCCACGCGG encodes the following:
- the hisD gene encoding histidinol dehydrogenase; this encodes MTAFLASSTLRYRGPLSALAREDFRRLLDRATGSDARVALRVRELIARVRAEGDQALFELARQFDRVELTALEVPREACAAALAGLEPAVRDALARAARNIALAHAPQRPRLVEVETEPGVLVGRRPDPLGRVGVYAPGGRAVYPSSVLMGVVPAKVAGVGEVIVCSPPGPDGLPHPNVLAAASLAGADRVFSLGGAGAVAAMAYGTESVPRVDRIVGPGNAYVAEAKLQVVGAVAIEAPAGPSEILVVADGTANPAAVAREMLAQAEHDPEAACVTLALGDALADAIAAEVERQAERAKRWEIVTSALGSRGAVLTVASLEEAWPFVADFAPEHLLIATASPREDLGRVRNAGTVFLGERSSVAYGDYMTGSNHVLPTAGLARAYSGLNLLDFYRWTTYQRVAPTAAASLAEDVGRLADSEGLFAHADAARAWGRP